One window from the genome of Colletotrichum higginsianum IMI 349063 chromosome 12, whole genome shotgun sequence encodes:
- a CDS encoding Beta-ketoacyl synthase domain-containing protein: MGSTVPGLDEDIAIIGMACRFPGDATSPSRLWELLMDGRSAWSEIPASRWNRDAHYHPSQERAGSNTVRGGHFLRDGEQNGKQFDAAFFNITRKETETMDLQQRIVLENVYEAMESAGLRLEDVKGSNTSVFAGVFTDDVRSILQEDPDLSVKYKPIGTSAAILAARVSWFYDLRGSSFTLDTACSSSIVALHTGAQDLRAGLSDMSIITGVNIIESPEFMFRASGLGMVSPDGKCFSLDARANGYGRGEGVGTLILKPVRAAIRDGNVIRAVVRGTGVNSDGRGTGGITLPNKEAQVRLIRDVYARNNLDPDHTGFLEGHFTGTPAGDPIEASAIAAVFQRGGPPRGAAAAAAAADRPPLYVGAVKANIGHVEAASGMAQVIKTVLVLENGIIPPNTNFEKINPRIPIDRWGLKLPLVPTPFEAGPSGVRRASINSFGFGGTNAHVVLDDAKSYLDRLGLGGERGSLLHATKPGTGAPLASPPGEDKSPQQQKQQAVAGHKIFFFSANDQDGISRVLTSLAEYLQKKQQQQTGENESTSPTDMDDAYLSSLAMTLSERRSRLAWRLAVTADSATSLVAALADPTTITTCAVRPGKASTPAAAFIFTGQGAQWFAMGRELLVFDVFRASVAEADRFIAGTLGSGFSVLEELAQRSAETSRIDEPLYSQTLCTVLQVALVDLLASWNLAPRRVVGHSSGEIGAAYAAGALDRESAWKVAYYRGVVSAKPAADNTRGAMMAVGCTADEAGPLIARVHEELGADGELVIACYNSPRSLTISGDETKVDALMKVASGKGLFARKLRVAKAYHSRHMIPVSDEYRSLMGTLRAGAATAGAGAGAGAGASTATIPAAVLGLGCNPNPNPTQSPSSDDVQVMSSVTGGLMAASDMTDADYWVRNLVSPVRFSQALVALCTSNVAKRQLKVGGGAELPVSHLVEIGPHGALQAAARDAVLSDPNHKALRYVSVLTRGKHACVTTLNAVGALAAAGLPVDLAKVNRYNNNNNNNNNNKAMLVDLPPYPFHHAKETYSWLESRTSRAWRFRKHARHDVLGAPVRDWDPDAPRWRNHLRVSEVPWLRDHKVTDSIVVAGVTYLVMAIEAVRQLYGDRGEAPLGFNLRDVSISRALQVSEGEHTETVFSMKRVAESRQSDSSLWWEWKVTSFSAHDDTWLEHSRGQIAAETEASTATGVVDDGREERAQRRHYSELLSTVTRACAAPQTELLPSKYAELERIGLGFGPLFRNIASMYGYSNSKSGSGSGSGTSSDNKTGGGQSLATIRIPDMATAMPAHALAPSVIHPPVFDSILQCFIFALQASAERLTEPMVPVAMRSVWISAAIEAQPGAELTVHAAAGRVGHKRAEADITAWSTDLGAERPVRVVMRGIEAVPLQHNAAAAAATGSGREICFTLDWKPDVDILEANGEAEACIRRALQPLETPALEESAAEQLRDVQLACAICITEAVKELEARPLVDEEALPDHLKKYLGWLRLIADEYENNNVLRQDASWPAIVEDAVSRDRFLAEYEASGHPEAVMICRMGRNIAPILRGDVDGLHLLFGMDDMLERVYRVAIGTQKIHALMGEYARTLSHKRGADLRVLEIGAGTGGTTTSILEAVCPTGTRVIGDSRLLKYTYTDISPSFFDTAATKLGKWKAGGVIEFKTLDIDRDVEEQGFDLASYDLVIAANCLHATSDITKTMARVNSLLKPSGKLFLQETTEQRCLESPLVFGMLAGWWAAKEDFRPWGPLLDGQGWQRVLRDAGFSDTVLELKDSPREELHVQSMVVATRPAEGEEEEQREEEATSNKQQQQKQKQKQKQLDEDDVIRRVFVIAHTTPEDVALATSVASAVSEVTKLGVSVVRFADLAQHKLTNTCCIVTMETTAPFLSSSFSEAEFSLLRHVLTTAGGLLWLTLDPHENPHMALIPGLLRTVRWERDLDGSDLLLLHLPSSAEASLVASSVVKVFKHHFAGPFLSPDRHADYLVSPDHGGLGFIQTARIVAAPPVNDFIARRTTVLQPQLQAFGADPGRSLKLHTSGPGNLDKLHFVDWPGAEQPLGGNEVQVDIKAAGLNFRDVMVAMGELANNILGYEGAGVVTHVGAEVTDVKVGDRVIAVWNGANNCLQTRTRVPRDLLARIPDTMSFEEAASIPVVFVTAYFCLYEVARLRAGETILVHAAAGGTGQAVIQLAKHLGAKVYATVSSREKRTLLMDEYGLAEDHIFSSRDLSFADGVMRMTDGKGVDVIVNSLSGEALRASFGCIAMFGRFVEIGKRDIMANSKIGLLPFSRCATFTAVDLAQITTLARPLASRIMRSVVDLHAAGTLHACRPLNVHTFGEMEDAFRILQQGKHTGKVVLTAHPEDLVKVVPKPPAPTRLRPDATYLLPGGAGGLGRSIAKWMAGPAQGAKNLVFLSRSGADAATTRELLAELAAAGVRATALKCNVADEAQLVAALAELARLGFPRVAGVIQGAMQLRDSAFEFMSHAQWEECLGPKVQGTWNLHKHLPADMDFFVMLGSVAGLVGNRGQSNYAAGNTFQDALAIHRRARGLAATCIDLCNVMSVGFVAENQETLNKNPLFFYAHDGIREEEFLSLVEFHLDAERAGCRGRPQIGVGLAPLSVFKERGLPEPTFIKSPLFRQLRSTSGESGAAADAVAGADQNGAVTVRHALKFAESPEAAADIICDALVKRISRTMRIPEPDIDVGKPIHVYGVDSLVAMEIRNYLASECGSAIAVLEIMGNKSIEVLSGEIAKGSKLVSTKCKERSLSR; this comes from the exons ATGGGGTCCACCGTtcccggcctcgacgaagacatcgccatcatcggcatggCCTGCCGTTTCCCCGGCGACGCTACGAGCCCCTCGAGGCTGTGGGAGCTGCTGATGGACGGCAGGTCGGCCTGGTCCGAGATCCCGGCGTCGAGATGGAACCGGGACGCGCACTACCACCCGTCGCAGGAGCGCGCGGGGAGCAACACCGTCAGGGGCGGGCACTTTTTgcgcgacggcgagcagAACGGCAAGCAGTTCGACgcggccttcttcaacaTCACCCGCAAAGAGACGGAAACGATGGATCTTCAGCAGCGGATAGTCC TGGAAAATGTCTACGAGGCAATGGAGAGCGCCGGCCTCCGGCTCGAGGACGTCAAGGGCAGCAACACCAGCGTGTTCGCGGGCGTCTTCACCGACGACGTCCGTTCCATCCTGCAAGAGGACCCGGACCTATCCGTCAAGTATAAGCCCATCGGCACTagcgccgccatcctcgcgGCCCGGGTAAGCTGGTTCTACGACCTGAGAGGCAGCAGCTTCACCTTGGACACGGCGTGCTCGAGCAGCATCGTGGCGTTGCACACGGGAGCCCAGGACCTGCGCGCCGGGCTCAGCGATATG TCTATCATCACCGGGGTCAATATAATCGAGTCCCCCGAGTTCATGTTCCGCGCCAGCGGCCTCGGCATGGTGTCGCCCGACGGCAAGTGCTTCTCGCTCGACGCGCGCGCCAACGGCtacggccgcggcgaggggGTGGGCACGCTGATTCTCAAACCCGTGCGGGCGGCCATCCGCGACGGCAACGTGATCCGGGCCGTGGTGCGCGGCACGGGCGTCAACTCGGACGGCCGCGGCACGGGCGGCATCACGCTGCCTAACAAGGAGGCCCAGGTGCGCCTCATACGGGACGTGTACGCGCGCAACAACCTCGACCCGGACCACACCGGCTTCCTCGAGGGCCACTTCACAGGCACGCCGGCCGGTGACCCGATCGAGGCGAGCGCCATCGCGGCTGTGTTCCAGCGTGGCGGACCGCCgagaggggcggcggcggccgccgccgccgccgacaggCCGCCGCTGTACGTGGGCGCGGTCAAGGCCAACATTGGCCacgtcgaggcggcgtcCGGCATGGCCCAGGTGATCAAGACGGTCTTGGTGCTGGAAAACGGCATCATACCGCCCAACACCAACTTTGAAAAGATCAACCCCAGGATACCCATTGACAGATGGGGCCTCAAGCTGCCTCTGGTCCCGACACCGTTCGAGGCAGGGCCCTCGGGTGTCCGGCGCGCGAGCATCAACAGCTTCGGGTTTGGCGGCACCAACGCCCACGTCGTGCTGGATGACGCGAAAAGCTATCTGGACAGGTTGGGTCTGGGTGGTGAGAGGGGCAGCCTCTTGCACGCAACAAAGCCGGGCACAGGGGCACCACTCGCAAGCCCCCCCGGAGAGGACAAGAGcccgcagcagcagaagcagcaggccgtggcagGCCAcaagatcttcttcttttcggCCAACGATCAAGACGGCATCTCGCGGGTCCTCACCAGCCTCGCAGAGTACCTGCAGAAgaagcaacagcagcagacTGGCGAGAACGAATCAACCTCCCCAACAGACATGGACGACGCATACCTCTCCAGCCTCGCCATGACGCTTTCGGAACGGCGCTCACGCCTAGCCTGGCGcctcgccgtcaccgccgactCGGCCACGTCTCTCGTTGCCGCGCTCGCCGATcccaccaccatcacgaCCTGCGCCGTCCGGCCCGGCaaggcctcgacgcccgcTGCGGCCTTCATCTTCACTGGCCAAGGCGCGCAGTGGTTCGCCATGGGCCGCGAGCTGCTCGTCTTCGACGTTTTCCGCGCgagcgtcgccgaggccgacagGTTCATCGCCGGCACGCTCGGCAGCGGGTTCAGCGTGCTGGAGGAGCTCGCGCAGCGCAGCGCCGAGACCAGCAGGATCGACGAGCCGCTGTACTCGCAGACGTTGTGCACCGTGCTGCAGGTCGCCCTCGTGGACCTGCTGGCCAGCTGGAACCTGGCGCCCAGGCGCGTGGTCGGGCATTCGAGCGGCGAGATCGGGGCGGCGTACGCGGCGGGCGCGCTGGATCGCGAGTCGGCGTGGAAGGTCGCGTACTACCGCGGCGTCGTCAGCGCGAAGCCCGCGGCCGACAACACGCGCGGCGCCATGATGGCCGTCGGAtgcaccgccgacgaggcagGCCCGCTCATCGCCCGGGTCcacgaggagctcggcgccgacggggagctcgtcatcgcctGCTACAACTCGCCCCGCAGCCTCACCATCTCAGGAGACGAGACCAAGGTGGACGCGCTGATGAAGGTGGCGAGCGGCAAGGGGCTCTTCGCGAGGAAGCTGCGCGTAGCCAAGGCGTACCACTCGCGCCACATGATTCCCGTATCCGACGAATACCGGTCGCTAATGGGCACGCTCCGAGCTGGTGCCGCCactgctggtgctggtgctggtgctggtgctggtgctaGTACTGCTACTATTCCTGCTGCAGTCTTAGGGTTAGGGTGTAACCCCAACCCTAACCCTACGcagtcgccgtcgtccgacGATGTGCAGGTCATGTCCTCGGTCACGGGCGGTCTGATGGCCGCGAGCGACATGACTGACGCCGACTACTGGGTGCGGAACCTTGTATCGCCGGTGCGGTTCTCGCAGGCGCTTGTGGCCCTGTGCACCTCCAACGTCGCCAAGAGGCAGctcaaggtcggcggcggcgccgagctgccCGTGTCGCACCTCGTCGAGATCGGCCCGCACGGCGCgctgcaggcggcggcgcgcgacgccgTGCTCAGTGACCCGAACCACAAGGCCCTGCGCTACGTCTCCGTCCTAACTCGAGGGAAACACGCGTGTGTCACTACGCTGAACGCGGTCGGCGCGCTGGCTGCGGCGGGCCTGCCGGTCGACCTGGCCAAGGTCAACAGgtacaacaacaacaacaacaacaacaacaacaacaaggccATGCTGGTCGATCTGCCGCCGTACCCCTTCCATCACGCAAAGGAGACGTATTCCTGGCTGGAATCCCGCACCAGCCGCGCGTGGCGGTTCCGCAAACACGCCCGGcacgacgtcctcggcgcccccGTCCGCGACTGGGACCCGGACGCCCCGAGGTGGCGCAACCACCTCCGCGTGTCCGAGGTGCCGTGGCTCCGCGACCACAAGGTCACGGacagcatcgtcgtcgctggcGTGACGTACCTCGTCatggccatcgaggccgtgCGCCAGCTGTACGGCGACAGGGGCGAGGCGCCGCTCGGCTTCAACCTGCGCGACGTGAGCATCTCGCGCGCGCTGCAGGTCAGCGAGGGCGAGCACACCGAGACCGTGTTCTCCATGAAGCGCGTCGCCGAGTCGCGCCAGTCGGACAGCAGCCTGTGGTGGGAGTGGAAGGTCACGTCCTTCAGCGCCCACGACGACACCTGGCTGGAGCACAGCCGCGGGcagatcgccgccgagaccgaggcctCGACAGCCACGGGCGTcgtggacgacggccgcgaggagaGGGCGCAGCGACGCCACTACAGCGAGCTGCTGTCCACCGTGACGCGGgcctgcgccgcgccgcaGACGGAGCTTCTCCCGAGCAAgtacgccgagctcgagcgcATCGGCCTCGGGTTCGGGCCCCTGTTCCGCAACATCGCCAGCATGTACGGATACTCCAACTCCAagagcggcagcggcagcggcagcggcaccaGCAGCGACAAcaagacgggcggcggccagtcGCTTGCCACGATCCGCATCCCAGACATGGCCACGGCCATGCCGGCGCACGCGCTCGCCCCCTCGGTGATCCACCCGCCCGTCTTCGACAGCATCCTGCAGTGCTTCATCTTCGCCCTGCAGGCCTCGGCCGAGCGACTGACGGAGCCCATGGTGCCTGTCGCCATGCGCAGCGTGTGGAtcagcgccgccatcgaggcccagcCCGGTGCCGAGCTCACGGtgcacgccgccgccggccgcgtcggCCACAAGAGGGCCGAGGCAGACATCACGGCCTGGAGCACCGACCTGGGGGCTGAGAGACCCGTGAGAGTCGTCATGCgcggcatcgaggccgtGCCTTTGCAGCATaacgccgcggcggcggcggcgaccggCAGCGGGCGCGAAATCTGCTTCACTCTGGACTGGAAGCCGGACGTGGACATCCTCGAGGCaaacggcgaggccgaggcctgCATACGCCGCGCCCTGCAGCCGCTGGAGACGCCAGCGCTCGAGGAGAGCGCCGCCGAACAGCTCCGAGACGTCCAGTTGGCGTGCGCCATCTGCATCACCGAGGCtgtcaaggagctcgaggcgcgGCCGCTCGTAGACGAAGAGGCGTTGCCCGACCACCTCAAGAAATACCTCGGCTGGCTGCGCCTGATCGCCGACGAGTACGAAAACAACAACGTGCTCCGCCAGGACGCCTCGTGGCCGGCTATCGTGGAAGACGCCGTGTCACGCGACAGGTTCCTCGCCGAGTACGAGGCGTCGGGCCACCCCGAGGCCGTCATGATTTGTCGGATGGGGCGTAACATCGCGCCCATCCtccgcggcgacgtcgacggacTGCACCTGCTATTCGGCATGGACGACATGCTCGAGCGCGTGTACCGCGTCGCCATCGGGACCCAGAAGATCCACGCTCTGATGGGCGAGTATGCCAGGACGTTGAGCCACAAGCGCGGCGCTGACCTCAGGGTGCTGGAAATCGGTGCCGGGACCGGTGGCACGACGACCAgcatcctcgaggccgtctgCCCGACGGGCACCCGCGTCATCGGAGACTCGCGGCTGCTCAAGTACACGTACACGGACATCAGCCCGAGCTTTTTCGACACGGCGGCAACCAAGTTGGGAAAGTggaaggccggcggcgtcatcgagTTCAAGACGTTGGATATCGACAGAGATGTCGAAGAGCAGGGCTTCGACCTGGCCTCGTACGACCtggtcatcgccgccaactgtCTCCATGCGACCTCGGACATCACCAAGACCATGGCCCGCGTCAACAGTCTGTTGAAACCCAGCGGCAAACTCTTCCTCCAGGAAACTACCGAGCAACGGTGCCTCGAGTCTCCTCTGGTGTTCGGCATGCTTGCAGGCTGGTGGGCTGCCAAGGAGGACTTCCGCCCCTGGGGTCCGCTGCTGGATGGCCAAGGGTGGCAGCGAGTGCTGCGCGATGCCGGCTTCTCCGACACTGTGCTGGAGCTCAAGGACTCGCCGAGAGAGGAGCTACACGTGCAGAGCATGGTTGTAGCGACGCGGCCAGcggagggggaagaagaagaacaacgagaagaagaagccacCAGcaacaagcagcagcagcagaagcagaaacagaagcagaagcagctcgacgaggacgatgttATCCGCCGGGTGTTTGTCATTGCGCATACGACgcccgaggacgtcgcccTGGCTACGTCTGTGGCTTCTGCCGTGTCCGAGGTGACCAAGCTCGGCGTGAGCGTCGTTCGGTTCGCCGACCTGGCCCAGCACAAACTGACAAACACATGCTGCATCGTGACGATGGAGACCACCGCGCCCTTCCTCTCGTCGTCCTTCAGCGAGGCCGAGTTCTCCCTGCTGCGCCACGTGCTGACCACGGCCGGAGGGCTGCTTTGGCTCACGCTCGATCCGCACGAGAACCCACACATGGCGTTGATACCAGGCCTGCTTCGTACCGTCCGCTGGGAGAGAGACCTCGACGGCTCGGACCTGTTGCTTCTGCACCTGCCCTCGTCTGCCGAGGCCTCGCTCGTTGCCTCCAGCGTCGTCAAGGTCTTCAAGCATCATTTCGCCGGACCCTTCCTGTCGCCGGATCGCCATGCCGACTACCTCGTCAGCCCGGACCATGGCGGGCTAGGCTTCATCCAGACGGCCCGAATCGTCGCCGCTCCCCCCGTCAACGACTTCATCGCACGGAGGACGACCGTGCTCCAGCCTCAGCTGCAGGCGTTCGGTGCCGACCCGGGCCGCAGCCTGAAGCTCCACACCTCCGGGCCGGGGAATCTGGACAAGCTGCACTTCGTCGACTGGCCGGGCGCGGAGCAGCCCCTCGGGGGCAACGAGGTCCAGGTAGACATCAAGGCGGCGGGCCTGAACTTCCGCGACGTCATGGTGGCCATGGGCGAGCTGGCCAACAACATTCTCGGCTACGAGGGCGCCGGTGTCGTCAcgcacgtcggcgccgaggtgacggatgtcaaggtcggcgaccgcgtcatcgccgtctggAATGGCGCCAACAACTGCCTCCAGACCCGTACGAGGGTGCCCCGGGACCTCCTGGCCAGGATCCCCGACACCATGTcgttcgaggaggccgccagcatccccgtcgtcttcgtgACGGCCTACTTTTGTCTGTACGAGGTGGCGCGTCTCAGGGCCGGCGAGACCATCCTCGTCCacgccgcggcgggcggcacagGCCAGGCCGTGATCCAGCTGGCCAAGCATCTGGGCGCCAAGGTCTACGCAACGGTTTCCTCGCGCGAGAAGAGGACGCTGCTGATGGACGAGTACGGCCTTGCCGAGGATCACATCTTCAGCAGTCGCGACTTGTCCTTTGCAGACGGCGTTATGCGAATGACCGATGGCAAGGGCGTCGATGTGATTGTCAACTCTCTCTCGGGCGAGGCACTGCGTGCCTCCTTCGGCTGCATCGCCATGTTCGGGCGGTTTGTCGAAATAGGGAAACGCGACATCATGGCCAACAGCAAAATCGGCCTGCTCCCCTTCAGCCGATGCGCCACCTTCacggccgtcgacctcgcccagATAACGACCCTGGCGCGCCCGCTGGCCTCGCGCATCATGCgctccgtcgtcgacctgcaCGCCGCCGGCACGCTCCACGCCTGCAGGCCGCTCAACGTGCACACCTTTGGCGAGATGGAAGACGCCTTCCGCATCCTGCAGCAGGGCAAGCACACGGGCAAGGTCGTCCTCACAGCGCACCCAGAGGACCTCGTCAAGGTCGTTCCCAAGCCGCCTGCGCCGACGCGTCTGAGGCCCGACGCGACCTACCTGCTGcccggcggcgctggcgggcTCGGGCGGTCCATCGCCAAGTGGATGGCCGGGCCGGCGCAGGGCGCCAAGAACCTGGTGTTCCTCTCGCGCAGcggtgccgacgccgcgacgacgcgcgagctgctcgccgagctggctGCCGCGGGCGTGCGGGCGACGGCGCTCAAGTgcaacgtcgccgacgaggcacAGCTGGTcgcggcgctggccgagCTGGCTCGCCTGGGCTTCCCCCGCGTCGCGGGCGTCATCCAGGGGGCGATGCAGCTCCGCGACTCGGCCTTTGAGTTCATGTCACACGCGCAATGGGAAGAGTGTCTGGGCCCCAAGGTGCAGGGCACGTGGAACCTGCACAAGCACCTGCCCGCCGACATGGACTTCTTCGTGATGCtgggcagcgtcgccgggcTCGTCGGCAACCGGGGCCAGTCCAACTACGCGGCGGGCAACACGTTCCAGGATGCGCTCGCTATACACCGGCGCGCACGggggctggcggcgacgtgcATTGATCTGTGCAACGTCATGAGCGTCGGCTTTGTCGCCGAGAACCAGGAGACGCTGAACAAGAACCCGCTGTTCTTCTACGCGCACGACGGGATCCGCGAGGAAGAGTTCCTCAGTTTGGTCGAGTtccacctcgacgccgagcggGCGGGCTGCCGGGGCCGGCCCCAgatcggcgtcggcctggCGCCGCTGTCCGTGTTCAAGGAGCGCGGGCTGCCCGAGCCGACGTTCATCAAGTCGCCGCTGTTCCGGCAGCTACGGTCGACGAGCGGCGAGTCGGGCGCCGCAGCGGACGCTGTCGCGGGGGCGGATCAGAACGGCGCCGTCACGGTGAGGCATGCTCTCAAGTTTGCCGAAAgcccggaggcggcggcagacaTCATTTGCGACGCGCTGGTGAAGAGGATCAGCCGCACGATGCGGATTCCGGAGCCGGACATTGACGTCGGCAAGCCGATTCACGTCTACGGCGTGGACTCGCTGGTGGCGATGGAGATCCGGAACTACCTCGCTAGTGAGTGCGGGTCTGCGATTGCCGTCCTGGAGATCATGGGCAACAAAAGCATTGAGGTTCTGAGTGGTGAGATTGCGAAGGGAAGCAAGTTAGTTAGTACCAAGTGCAAAGAAAGAAGCCTGAGTAGGTAG
- a CDS encoding Nacht and ankyrin domain protein, whose translation MALWQYGTTNAASVINHMIRTFTNLRFCLMVGIGGGVPTKRDIRLGDVVVSAPDHGRGGVYEYDYGKTLQNKAFEPTGALNQPPLELLVAANALRAEYEFKGMSFVEQIAAKVQRLSPDVHSKYSRPRNDRLYMPNVIHDDQSRKTPCCQNLDESPKDESSLLVRRPARHSEEPIIHYGLIASGNKLMKNAETRDVLAKNHDILCFEMEAAGLMNQFPTLVVRGICDYSDSHKNSEWQGFAALAAALYARDLLLEIAPTTAENSERLREQR comes from the coding sequence ATGGCTCTCTGGCAGTATGGAACGACTAATGCTGCCTCCGTTATCAACCACATGATTCGAACCTTTACCAACCTCAGGTTCTGTCTTATGGTTGGCATCGGCGGAGGGGTTCCAACCAAACGCGATATCCGGCTgggtgatgttgttgttaGTGCACCGGATCACGGCAGAGGTGGTGTTTACGAGTATGATTATGGCAAGACCCTACAAAATAAGGCCTTTGAGCCTACCGGAGCTTTGAATCAGCCTCCCCTGGAGCTTCTAGTCGCCGCGAATGCACTGAGAGCAGAATATGAGTTCAAGGGCATGAGTTTCGTCGAGCAAATCGCCGCCAAAGTTCAACGTCTGTCGCCAGATGTTCATTCGAAGTATTCTCGCCCAAGAAACGACAGGCTGTACATGCCAAATGTCATCCACGATGATCAGAGTCGCAAGACTCCTTGTTGCCAGAACTTGGACGAGAGTCCGAAAGACGAAAGCTCTCTTCTTGTCCGAAGACCTGCGCGTCACAGCGAAGAACCCATCATCCACTACGGACTCATCGCCTCTGGCAACAAGTTGATGAAGAACGCTGAAACACGAGACGTTTTAGCGAAGAATCATGACATCCTTTGCTTCGAAATGGAGGCAGCCGGGTTGATGAATCAATTTCCTACGTTGGTAGTACGGGGCATTTGCGATTATTCTGATAGCCACAAGAACTCCGAGTGGCAAGGGTTTGCAGCTTTGGCCGCTGCCTTGTACGCCAGAGATCTACTGCTCGAGATCGCGCCCACGACAGCGGAGAACTCTGAGAGGCTGAGAGAACAGCGTTAG